The following proteins come from a genomic window of Girardinichthys multiradiatus isolate DD_20200921_A chromosome 8, DD_fGirMul_XY1, whole genome shotgun sequence:
- the pargl gene encoding poly(ADP-ribose) glycohydrolase isoform X1, producing the protein MSGENKRNDSHQITTLLQPDIPENRETKPKIPENRKDSSKKTRSSEPSTSRNSHLEKAGKSSECELRRSQSSEVGSSCCQLEHLKKLPQCDLKLGKLGFTKSHIVLIDVNAFRCGDIRPQEGRDLWHHKYVKLPCSPSSWSPKPDFEAGPVKIKTGPGHVSRWGLISKKLSALASKKAATVEEVKESILKYNPSYKGKWSFDALAMLGKPSSFETHFETLFPKIAALALKLPEQVKKAIPLLQHQEPASITLSQVQISCLLANAFYCTFPHRNTTRPDAEYRNFPSINFTRLFGNQSERKTQKLHAIMQYFNVVTDEKSKPEGLVTFERRCLTYADVPKWEKCNDTMQKLHVTSKGEIEVEGKGMLQVDFAASWIGGGVLDSGLVQEEILFLINPELIVSRLFTEKLDDNECLIITGTQQFSCYSGFSDSFKWIGPYDDDLERDEWGRLKRQILAIDALHFRHPRDQYNMAKIRRELNKAYCGFKGHHDHQEPDIATGKWGCGAFNGDPELKAVIQLMAAAKAKRGLAFFTFGDDDLSRGLQEIYNLLVAQNMTVGQLYEYLEDYCIQRKPSSRESLFDFLRNTIINIRSLL; encoded by the exons ATGTCCGGGGAAAATAAGCGAAATGACAGCCATCAGATAACAACACTCCTCCAACCTGATATCCCTGAAAACAGGGAGACCAAACCTAAAATCCCAGAGAACAGGAAGGACAGCTCAAAGAAGACCAGGTCTTCTGAACCATCCACGTCTAGAAATAGCCATCTTGAGAAAGCAGGTAAGTCAAGCGAATGCGAGCTCAGGAGGTCGCAGAGCAGTGAAGTCGGCTCGTCGTGCTGTCAGCTGGAGCACCTGAAGAAACTTCCACAATGTGACCTCAAGCTGGGAAAACTGGGCTTCACAAAGTCTCACATCGTCCTCATAGAT gtgaATGCTTTTCGCTGTGGGGATATTCGTCCTCAGGAAGGGAGGGACCTGTGGCATCACAAATATGTCAAGCTGCCGTGTTCACCATCAAGCTGGTCACCGAAACCAGATTTTGAAGCGGGTCCTGTGAAAATAAAG ACTGGACCAGGCCATGTGTCGAGGTGGGGGCTGATCTCCAAGAAGCTGAGTGCCCTGGCCAGTAAGAAAGCAGCGACGGTCGAGGAGGTCAAG GAATCTATCCTCAAATACAACCCCAGCTATAAAGGAAAGTGGTCGTTTGATGCACTAGCAATGTTGGGGAAG CCATCTTCTTTTGAAACACACTTTGAAACGCTGTTTCCGAAGATTGCTGCTTTGGCCTTGAAGCTGCCTGAACAAGTAAAGAAG GCCATCCCGCTGCTTCAGCACCAGGAACCTGCCTCCATCACTTTATCACAGGTTCAGATCTCATGTCTGCTCGCTAACGCTTTCTACTGCACCTTCCCTCACCGCAACACCACCAGACCCGATGCAGAATACCGCAACTTCCCGTCCATAAACTTCACCAG ATTGTTTGGAAACCAGTCTGAGCGGAAGACCCAGAAGCTCCATGCCATCATGCAGTACTTCAACGTGGTGACAGATGAGA AATCTAAACCAGAGGGACTGGTGACGTTTGAGAGGCGTTGCCTCACTTACGCAGATGTACCTAAATGGGAAAA GTGTAATGATACAATGCAAAAACTGCACGTTACATCAAAGGGCGAAATCGAGGTTGAAGGTAAAGGGATGCTTCAG GTGGATTTTGCTGCCAGCTGGATTGGCGGGGGTGTTCTGGACTCTGGTCTGGTTCAAGAGGAGATCCTGTTCCTCATAAATCCAGAGCTGATTGTGTCTCGTCTCTTTACAGAGAAACTTGACGACAACGAGTGCCTCATCattacag GTACGCAGCAGTTTAGCTGTTACAGTGGTTTTAGTGACAGCTTTAAATGGATTGGCCCTTATGACGATGACCTTGAGAG AGATGAGTGGGGTCGGCTGAAGCGGCAGATTCTGGCTATTGATGCGCTACACTTCAGACATCCCAGAGATCAGTACAACATGGCAAAGATTAGACGGGAACTGAACAAG GCTTACTGTGGTTTTAAAGGCCACCATGACCATCAAGAGCCAGACATTGCCACAGGAAAGTGGGGATGTGGAGCTTTCAACGGAGACCCAGAACTCAAAG CTGTGATCCAGCTGATGGCAGCAGCAAAGGCCAAAAGGGGTTTGGCCTTCTTCACATTTGGAGATGATGATCTGAGTAGAGGTCTGCAAGAAATTTACAACCTGCTGGTCGCACAGAACATGACAGTTG
- the pargl gene encoding poly(ADP-ribose) glycohydrolase isoform X2 encodes MSGENKRNDSHQITTLLQPDIPENRETKPKIPENRKDSSKKTRSSEPSTSRNSHLEKAGKSSECELRRSQSSEVGSSCCQLEHLKKLPQCDLKLGKLGFTKSHIVLIDVNAFRCGDIRPQEGRDLWHHKYVKLPCSPSSWSPKPDFEAGPVKIKTGPGHVSRWGLISKKLSALASKKAATVEEVKESILKYNPSYKGKWSFDALAMLGKPSSFETHFETLFPKIAALALKLPEQVKKAIPLLQHQEPASITLSQVQISCLLANAFYCTFPHRNTTRPDAEYRNFPSINFTRLFGNQSERKTQKLHAIMQYFNVVTDEKSKPEGLVTFERRCLTYADVPKWEKCNDTMQKLHVTSKGEIEVEGKGMLQVDFAASWIGGGVLDSGLVQEEILFLINPELIVSRLFTEKLDDNECLIITGTQQFSCYSGFSDSFKWIGPYDDDLERDEWGRLKRQILAIDALHFRHPRDQYNMAKIRRELNKAYCGFKGHHDHQEPDIATGKWGCGAFNGDPELKGQLYEYLEDYCIQRKPSSRESLFDFLRNTIINIRSLL; translated from the exons ATGTCCGGGGAAAATAAGCGAAATGACAGCCATCAGATAACAACACTCCTCCAACCTGATATCCCTGAAAACAGGGAGACCAAACCTAAAATCCCAGAGAACAGGAAGGACAGCTCAAAGAAGACCAGGTCTTCTGAACCATCCACGTCTAGAAATAGCCATCTTGAGAAAGCAGGTAAGTCAAGCGAATGCGAGCTCAGGAGGTCGCAGAGCAGTGAAGTCGGCTCGTCGTGCTGTCAGCTGGAGCACCTGAAGAAACTTCCACAATGTGACCTCAAGCTGGGAAAACTGGGCTTCACAAAGTCTCACATCGTCCTCATAGAT gtgaATGCTTTTCGCTGTGGGGATATTCGTCCTCAGGAAGGGAGGGACCTGTGGCATCACAAATATGTCAAGCTGCCGTGTTCACCATCAAGCTGGTCACCGAAACCAGATTTTGAAGCGGGTCCTGTGAAAATAAAG ACTGGACCAGGCCATGTGTCGAGGTGGGGGCTGATCTCCAAGAAGCTGAGTGCCCTGGCCAGTAAGAAAGCAGCGACGGTCGAGGAGGTCAAG GAATCTATCCTCAAATACAACCCCAGCTATAAAGGAAAGTGGTCGTTTGATGCACTAGCAATGTTGGGGAAG CCATCTTCTTTTGAAACACACTTTGAAACGCTGTTTCCGAAGATTGCTGCTTTGGCCTTGAAGCTGCCTGAACAAGTAAAGAAG GCCATCCCGCTGCTTCAGCACCAGGAACCTGCCTCCATCACTTTATCACAGGTTCAGATCTCATGTCTGCTCGCTAACGCTTTCTACTGCACCTTCCCTCACCGCAACACCACCAGACCCGATGCAGAATACCGCAACTTCCCGTCCATAAACTTCACCAG ATTGTTTGGAAACCAGTCTGAGCGGAAGACCCAGAAGCTCCATGCCATCATGCAGTACTTCAACGTGGTGACAGATGAGA AATCTAAACCAGAGGGACTGGTGACGTTTGAGAGGCGTTGCCTCACTTACGCAGATGTACCTAAATGGGAAAA GTGTAATGATACAATGCAAAAACTGCACGTTACATCAAAGGGCGAAATCGAGGTTGAAGGTAAAGGGATGCTTCAG GTGGATTTTGCTGCCAGCTGGATTGGCGGGGGTGTTCTGGACTCTGGTCTGGTTCAAGAGGAGATCCTGTTCCTCATAAATCCAGAGCTGATTGTGTCTCGTCTCTTTACAGAGAAACTTGACGACAACGAGTGCCTCATCattacag GTACGCAGCAGTTTAGCTGTTACAGTGGTTTTAGTGACAGCTTTAAATGGATTGGCCCTTATGACGATGACCTTGAGAG AGATGAGTGGGGTCGGCTGAAGCGGCAGATTCTGGCTATTGATGCGCTACACTTCAGACATCCCAGAGATCAGTACAACATGGCAAAGATTAGACGGGAACTGAACAAG GCTTACTGTGGTTTTAAAGGCCACCATGACCATCAAGAGCCAGACATTGCCACAGGAAAGTGGGGATGTGGAGCTTTCAACGGAGACCCAGAACTCAAAG